In Topomyia yanbarensis strain Yona2022 chromosome 2, ASM3024719v1, whole genome shotgun sequence, one DNA window encodes the following:
- the LOC131684289 gene encoding proton-coupled amino acid transporter-like protein CG1139 isoform X3, translating into MKPTDREPLLGGSDNSLDSSQNEHQHLLARPDMRSSPENMIIDVINDSDNMTLNKDDQTYGSSNETYDPSMHRTLEHPTTNLDTMIHLLKGNVGTGILAMPDAFKNAGLYVGLFGTLMMGVICTHCMHILVKCSHELCRRLQVPSLSFAEVCHRSFECGPIGLRRYSSMARNIINMFLVITQLGFCCVYFVFVAANIREVVAHYYFDLDTRIYLLLMLIPMVLLNLVKNLKYLTPISLIATFLTVAGLTCTFYYILQDLPNTHTVKPFSSWAQLPLYFGTAVYAFEGIGIVLPLENNMKTPDDFGGMTGVLNTGMVIVACLYTAVGFFGYLKYGEDVQGSITLNLPGDQFVAQLVRIMMALAIFFSYGLQFYVPMTILQPVIKRRLHSEQSQQIGEYLARVGLVVFTFLLAAMIPNLGAVISLVGAVSSSTLALIFPPLIEIVTFWPDGLGKRYWILWKDIAIMAFGICGFVFGTYTSVAQILNPNLH; encoded by the exons ATGAAACCCACCGATCGAGAGCCACTGCTGGGCGGTTCGGACAATTCGTTGGATTCTTCGCAAAATGAGCATCAACATTTGTTGGCCCGGCCGGACATGCGATCTTCGCCGGAGAACATGATCATCGATGTGATCAACGACAGTGATAACATGACGCTAAACAAGGACGATCAGACGTACGGATCGTCCAATGAAACATACGATCCGTCGATGCACCGAACGTTGGAACATCCGACGACCAATCTGGACACGATGATTCACCTGCTGAAGGGTAACGTTGGCACCGGCATCCTGGCGATGCCGGATGCGTTCAAAAATGCCGGTCTCTATGTCGGTCTGTTCGGAACGCTGATGATGGGTGTGATTTGTACCCACTGTATGCATATACTGGTGAAATGCTCCCACGAGCTGTGCCGACGGTTACAGGTACCATCGCTAAGCTTTGCCGAGGTTTGCCACCGTTCGTTCGAGTGCGGACCAATTGGGTTACGGAGGTATTCATCGATGGCGCGAAATATCATCAATATGTTCCTGGTGATAACCCAGCTCGGATTTTGCTGCGTGTATTTCGTGTTCGTGGCAGCGAACATTCGCGAAGTTGTGGCGCATTATTACTTCGATCTGGACACAAGGATCTATCTGTTGCTAATGCTGATACCGATGGTACTGTTGAACTTGGTTAAGAATCTTAAGTATTTGACGCCAATTTCGCTGATAGCAACCTTCCTGACTGTTGCAG GCCTTACATGCACCTTCTACTACATCCTCCAAGATCTACCAAACACTCACACCGTAAAACCGTTTTCATCTTGGGCTCAACTTCCCCTCTACTTCGGTACAGCCGTGTATGCTTTCGAGGGCATCGGAATCGTGCTTCCGCTAGAAAATAATATGAAAACACCGGACGACTTTGGCGGTATGACGGGTGTTCTCAACACAGGAATGGTGATCGTGGCCTGCCTTTACACAGCCGTTGGCTTTTTCGGTTATCTAAAATACGGTGAAGATGTACAGGGCAGCATCACACTTAACTTACCCGGGGATCAATT tgtTGCCCAACTGGTGCGTATAATGATGGCCCTAGCCATCTTTTTCTCCTACGGTTTGCAATTCTACGTACCAATGACTATTCTGCAACCCGTGATCAAGCGCCGTCTGCACTCGGAACAATCGCAACAGATCGGTGAGTATCTGGCACGTGTCGGTTTGGTTGTGTTCACGTTTCTCCTCGCGGCCATGATCCCCAATCTGGGTGCAGTGATCTCTCTGGTCGGAGCGGTAAGTAGCTCAACTCTGGCACTGATCTTTCCGCCACTGATCGAAATCGTCACATTCTGGCCTGATGGTTTGGGCAAACGGTACTGGATCCTGTGGAAGGATATCGCCATCATGGCATTCGGTATCTGTGGGTTCGTGTTCGGGACGTACACGAGCGTAGCGCAGATCTTGAACCCGAATCTGCACTAA
- the LOC131684289 gene encoding proton-coupled amino acid transporter-like protein CG1139 isoform X2: protein MEDFTPLINLQSSRRMKPTDREPLLGGSDNSLDSSQNEHQHLLARPDMRSSPENMIIDVINDSDNMTLNKDDQTYGSSNETYDPSMHRTLEHPTTNLDTMIHLLKGNVGTGILAMPDAFKNAGLYVGLFGTLMMGVICTHCMHILVKCSHELCRRLQVPSLSFAEVCHRSFECGPIGLRRYSSMARNIINMFLVITQLGFCCVYFVFVAANIREVVAHYYFDLDTRIYLLLMLIPMVLLNLVKNLKYLTPISLIATFLTVAGLTCTFYYILQDLPNTHTVKPFSSWAQLPLYFGTAVYAFEGIGIVLPLENNMKTPDDFGGMTGVLNTGMVIVACLYTAVGFFGYLKYGEDVQGSITLNLPGDQFVAQLVRIMMALAIFFSYGLQFYVPMTILQPVIKRRLHSEQSQQIGEYLARVGLVVFTFLLAAMIPNLGAVISLVGAVSSSTLALIFPPLIEIVTFWPDGLGKRYWILWKDIAIMAFGICGFVFGTYTSVAQILNPNLH from the exons AGTTCGCGAAGGATGAAACCCACCGATCGAGAGCCACTGCTGGGCGGTTCGGACAATTCGTTGGATTCTTCGCAAAATGAGCATCAACATTTGTTGGCCCGGCCGGACATGCGATCTTCGCCGGAGAACATGATCATCGATGTGATCAACGACAGTGATAACATGACGCTAAACAAGGACGATCAGACGTACGGATCGTCCAATGAAACATACGATCCGTCGATGCACCGAACGTTGGAACATCCGACGACCAATCTGGACACGATGATTCACCTGCTGAAGGGTAACGTTGGCACCGGCATCCTGGCGATGCCGGATGCGTTCAAAAATGCCGGTCTCTATGTCGGTCTGTTCGGAACGCTGATGATGGGTGTGATTTGTACCCACTGTATGCATATACTGGTGAAATGCTCCCACGAGCTGTGCCGACGGTTACAGGTACCATCGCTAAGCTTTGCCGAGGTTTGCCACCGTTCGTTCGAGTGCGGACCAATTGGGTTACGGAGGTATTCATCGATGGCGCGAAATATCATCAATATGTTCCTGGTGATAACCCAGCTCGGATTTTGCTGCGTGTATTTCGTGTTCGTGGCAGCGAACATTCGCGAAGTTGTGGCGCATTATTACTTCGATCTGGACACAAGGATCTATCTGTTGCTAATGCTGATACCGATGGTACTGTTGAACTTGGTTAAGAATCTTAAGTATTTGACGCCAATTTCGCTGATAGCAACCTTCCTGACTGTTGCAG GCCTTACATGCACCTTCTACTACATCCTCCAAGATCTACCAAACACTCACACCGTAAAACCGTTTTCATCTTGGGCTCAACTTCCCCTCTACTTCGGTACAGCCGTGTATGCTTTCGAGGGCATCGGAATCGTGCTTCCGCTAGAAAATAATATGAAAACACCGGACGACTTTGGCGGTATGACGGGTGTTCTCAACACAGGAATGGTGATCGTGGCCTGCCTTTACACAGCCGTTGGCTTTTTCGGTTATCTAAAATACGGTGAAGATGTACAGGGCAGCATCACACTTAACTTACCCGGGGATCAATT tgtTGCCCAACTGGTGCGTATAATGATGGCCCTAGCCATCTTTTTCTCCTACGGTTTGCAATTCTACGTACCAATGACTATTCTGCAACCCGTGATCAAGCGCCGTCTGCACTCGGAACAATCGCAACAGATCGGTGAGTATCTGGCACGTGTCGGTTTGGTTGTGTTCACGTTTCTCCTCGCGGCCATGATCCCCAATCTGGGTGCAGTGATCTCTCTGGTCGGAGCGGTAAGTAGCTCAACTCTGGCACTGATCTTTCCGCCACTGATCGAAATCGTCACATTCTGGCCTGATGGTTTGGGCAAACGGTACTGGATCCTGTGGAAGGATATCGCCATCATGGCATTCGGTATCTGTGGGTTCGTGTTCGGGACGTACACGAGCGTAGCGCAGATCTTGAACCCGAATCTGCACTAA
- the LOC131684289 gene encoding proton-coupled amino acid transporter-like protein CG1139 isoform X1: MVLAVVLTILKNAGGSSSRRMKPTDREPLLGGSDNSLDSSQNEHQHLLARPDMRSSPENMIIDVINDSDNMTLNKDDQTYGSSNETYDPSMHRTLEHPTTNLDTMIHLLKGNVGTGILAMPDAFKNAGLYVGLFGTLMMGVICTHCMHILVKCSHELCRRLQVPSLSFAEVCHRSFECGPIGLRRYSSMARNIINMFLVITQLGFCCVYFVFVAANIREVVAHYYFDLDTRIYLLLMLIPMVLLNLVKNLKYLTPISLIATFLTVAGLTCTFYYILQDLPNTHTVKPFSSWAQLPLYFGTAVYAFEGIGIVLPLENNMKTPDDFGGMTGVLNTGMVIVACLYTAVGFFGYLKYGEDVQGSITLNLPGDQFVAQLVRIMMALAIFFSYGLQFYVPMTILQPVIKRRLHSEQSQQIGEYLARVGLVVFTFLLAAMIPNLGAVISLVGAVSSSTLALIFPPLIEIVTFWPDGLGKRYWILWKDIAIMAFGICGFVFGTYTSVAQILNPNLH, encoded by the exons ATGGTTCTAGCGGTAGTGTTGACAATACTGAAGAATGCAGGCGGATCG AGTTCGCGAAGGATGAAACCCACCGATCGAGAGCCACTGCTGGGCGGTTCGGACAATTCGTTGGATTCTTCGCAAAATGAGCATCAACATTTGTTGGCCCGGCCGGACATGCGATCTTCGCCGGAGAACATGATCATCGATGTGATCAACGACAGTGATAACATGACGCTAAACAAGGACGATCAGACGTACGGATCGTCCAATGAAACATACGATCCGTCGATGCACCGAACGTTGGAACATCCGACGACCAATCTGGACACGATGATTCACCTGCTGAAGGGTAACGTTGGCACCGGCATCCTGGCGATGCCGGATGCGTTCAAAAATGCCGGTCTCTATGTCGGTCTGTTCGGAACGCTGATGATGGGTGTGATTTGTACCCACTGTATGCATATACTGGTGAAATGCTCCCACGAGCTGTGCCGACGGTTACAGGTACCATCGCTAAGCTTTGCCGAGGTTTGCCACCGTTCGTTCGAGTGCGGACCAATTGGGTTACGGAGGTATTCATCGATGGCGCGAAATATCATCAATATGTTCCTGGTGATAACCCAGCTCGGATTTTGCTGCGTGTATTTCGTGTTCGTGGCAGCGAACATTCGCGAAGTTGTGGCGCATTATTACTTCGATCTGGACACAAGGATCTATCTGTTGCTAATGCTGATACCGATGGTACTGTTGAACTTGGTTAAGAATCTTAAGTATTTGACGCCAATTTCGCTGATAGCAACCTTCCTGACTGTTGCAG GCCTTACATGCACCTTCTACTACATCCTCCAAGATCTACCAAACACTCACACCGTAAAACCGTTTTCATCTTGGGCTCAACTTCCCCTCTACTTCGGTACAGCCGTGTATGCTTTCGAGGGCATCGGAATCGTGCTTCCGCTAGAAAATAATATGAAAACACCGGACGACTTTGGCGGTATGACGGGTGTTCTCAACACAGGAATGGTGATCGTGGCCTGCCTTTACACAGCCGTTGGCTTTTTCGGTTATCTAAAATACGGTGAAGATGTACAGGGCAGCATCACACTTAACTTACCCGGGGATCAATT tgtTGCCCAACTGGTGCGTATAATGATGGCCCTAGCCATCTTTTTCTCCTACGGTTTGCAATTCTACGTACCAATGACTATTCTGCAACCCGTGATCAAGCGCCGTCTGCACTCGGAACAATCGCAACAGATCGGTGAGTATCTGGCACGTGTCGGTTTGGTTGTGTTCACGTTTCTCCTCGCGGCCATGATCCCCAATCTGGGTGCAGTGATCTCTCTGGTCGGAGCGGTAAGTAGCTCAACTCTGGCACTGATCTTTCCGCCACTGATCGAAATCGTCACATTCTGGCCTGATGGTTTGGGCAAACGGTACTGGATCCTGTGGAAGGATATCGCCATCATGGCATTCGGTATCTGTGGGTTCGTGTTCGGGACGTACACGAGCGTAGCGCAGATCTTGAACCCGAATCTGCACTAA